A region from the uncultured Draconibacterium sp. genome encodes:
- a CDS encoding relaxase/mobilization nuclease domain-containing protein, giving the protein MVIVIHQSGNTQNALFYNEKKVEQKKAHFYKSGNTPTINPFAGTKHDRLNILKEIEDRNTRVKKKGLHISVNPTVTDLVKLGDKGMRTEIGNLMEQMGYGNKPYFVYKHSDLDRTHFHIVSTRIDCETGKKIKDNYEKEKTQRFIKSLEQKYDLSKEQNLVQSNLKFSAGSRNLKQNLQSLFYQLNQIDSITTKQLYDKSLELFNVEVRRSGRGHVVFIKDEIGNPVRYPIRLSEFEERPRFYLTAKAEQNIQIPTQVIDQFQLAQWARDMNRLIEKSKGRKKEPNMKYKVKNKDRGMSL; this is encoded by the coding sequence ATGGTCATCGTTATTCATCAATCAGGCAATACTCAGAATGCTTTGTTTTATAACGAAAAGAAAGTAGAACAGAAAAAGGCACATTTCTATAAAAGTGGGAATACGCCAACCATAAATCCTTTTGCCGGAACAAAACACGATCGGCTGAATATCCTGAAAGAGATCGAGGATAGAAACACCCGGGTGAAAAAGAAAGGCTTGCATATTTCTGTAAATCCAACAGTAACGGATTTGGTGAAACTGGGTGACAAAGGAATGCGAACTGAAATCGGAAACCTGATGGAGCAGATGGGCTATGGAAACAAACCTTACTTTGTGTATAAGCATTCAGACCTTGACCGGACACACTTTCATATTGTTTCCACACGAATTGATTGCGAAACCGGGAAGAAGATCAAAGACAATTATGAGAAGGAGAAAACGCAACGTTTCATTAAATCCCTGGAACAAAAGTATGATCTCAGTAAAGAACAAAATCTGGTACAGTCCAATTTGAAATTTTCTGCAGGTAGCAGAAACCTGAAACAAAACCTGCAGAGTTTATTTTATCAGCTAAACCAAATTGACTCCATAACGACCAAACAGCTTTACGATAAATCGCTGGAGCTTTTTAATGTGGAGGTTCGTAGATCGGGAAGGGGTCATGTCGTTTTTATCAAAGATGAAATCGGGAATCCGGTTCGTTATCCGATCAGGCTCTCTGAATTTGAAGAAAGGCCTCGGTTTTATTTAACGGCAAAAGCCGAGCAGAATATCCAAATTCCGACACAGGTGATCGATCAGTTTCAGTTGGCACAATGGGCGAGAGATATGAACCGATTGATCGAGAAAAGTAAAGGACGTAAAAAGGAACCAAATATGAAATATAAGGTGAAGAATAAAGATCGGGGTATGAGTCTTTGA